The Candidatus Zixiibacteriota bacterium genome includes a region encoding these proteins:
- a CDS encoding PLP-dependent aminotransferase family protein, protein MIITVDDLHETVIKEWPFSVKAVGLEANIIREILKVSSKPGLINFAGGLPAPELFPQADLKSAAVRGLEKYGPAMLQYSLSQGVTELREQIAARLSEQIGMEFTSNIIQITSGSQQGLDLVGRAFLNPGDYVLTERPTYLGALQAFNLSQAKYCTARLEEDGMNIQEAEEQIKKYNPKLIYVVPNFQNPAGLTTSTEKRQAIVDLSKKYQVPIIDDNPYGELRYRGERQKSFKELGGNAVIQLGTFSKIVAPGLRIGFLAACPEVMQTIERIKQSSDLHANTFAQYMIVEYIQSGRLDGYHIPLLIEEYGKRRDTMIKAMEREFPSSVTFTQPDGGLFLWVTLPEHVSVSSMLNKAVEAGVAFVPGKPFYPHGDTDHHLRLNFCNATQDRIKEGIKRLAVVFHDTL, encoded by the coding sequence ATGATTATCACAGTTGACGATCTTCACGAAACAGTCATAAAAGAATGGCCGTTTTCGGTCAAAGCTGTTGGCCTTGAAGCGAACATAATCAGAGAAATCCTCAAGGTCTCGTCCAAACCGGGATTGATCAACTTCGCGGGAGGCCTTCCTGCCCCCGAGTTGTTTCCTCAGGCTGATCTGAAATCCGCTGCTGTTCGCGGATTGGAGAAATATGGTCCCGCAATGCTGCAGTACAGTCTCAGTCAGGGTGTGACCGAGCTTCGGGAGCAGATTGCCGCACGACTATCTGAGCAGATCGGTATGGAGTTCACATCCAACATAATCCAGATAACATCTGGCTCTCAGCAGGGTCTCGATCTCGTTGGTAGAGCTTTTTTGAATCCGGGAGACTATGTTCTAACAGAACGTCCGACTTATCTTGGAGCGCTTCAGGCTTTCAATCTGAGTCAGGCGAAATATTGCACTGCTCGGCTTGAAGAAGATGGGATGAATATTCAGGAGGCCGAGGAGCAGATCAAGAAGTACAATCCGAAATTGATTTATGTCGTTCCAAATTTCCAGAATCCAGCCGGATTGACTACATCCACGGAGAAGCGCCAGGCGATTGTCGATCTGTCGAAGAAATATCAGGTTCCGATCATTGATGACAATCCATATGGAGAGCTCCGGTACAGGGGTGAGCGTCAGAAGTCATTCAAAGAACTCGGAGGTAACGCCGTCATCCAGCTTGGCACATTCTCCAAAATAGTCGCGCCAGGTCTCCGTATTGGATTTCTCGCGGCATGTCCCGAGGTTATGCAGACTATTGAAAGGATCAAGCAGTCATCAGATTTGCACGCGAATACATTCGCACAGTATATGATTGTCGAGTATATCCAGTCCGGAAGGCTAGATGGGTATCATATTCCTCTTCTAATAGAAGAGTACGGTAAGCGCAGAGACACTATGATCAAAGCGATGGAGCGCGAGTTCCCGTCGAGCGTGACATTTACGCAGCCCGATGGCGGCCTGTTTTTATGGGTGACTCTGCCTGAGCATGTCTCTGTTTCCAGCATGCTTAATAAGGCAGTTGAGGCAGGCGTCGCGTTTGTGCCGGGCAAGCCGTTCTATCCGCACGGTGATACCGACCATCATCTCAGACTGAATTTCTGCAATGCGACCCAGGATCGGATCAAAGAAGGAATTAAACGCCTCGCGGTAGTGTTTCACGATACACTCTGA
- the dapF gene encoding diaminopimelate epimerase gives MASLDFTKMHGLGNDFIIIDGIGKKISSRPWSKLTVQLCDRFTGVGGDGVILALPSRRADARMRIFNSDGSESEMCGNGLRCMIRLIYDRGYLKTRQCSIETMKRNIAAQIVFASKKNFLVRYCVGEPEFVADRIPMNVNQEYFINGKIKINRKNYVVTSLSVGNPHTVVFVDDLSFDWRTIGAEIEVHPMFPNRTNVEFAMPATKSRILLKSWERGAGPTHASGTGACAAVAAGVLVGLLKREVEVVCDLGSLIVEWPQSDGSIYQTGSADYSFTGIA, from the coding sequence ATGGCAAGTCTTGACTTCACGAAGATGCACGGTCTCGGAAACGACTTTATAATAATCGACGGAATAGGCAAAAAGATATCATCGCGACCGTGGAGCAAACTGACCGTCCAGCTGTGCGACAGATTTACCGGTGTCGGTGGCGACGGCGTCATACTCGCTCTACCGTCGCGACGGGCCGACGCCAGGATGCGGATTTTCAACTCCGATGGTTCAGAGTCCGAAATGTGTGGCAATGGCCTGCGCTGCATGATTCGATTGATATATGATCGAGGCTATCTGAAGACGAGGCAGTGCAGCATTGAGACGATGAAGCGGAACATAGCTGCCCAAATAGTATTTGCAAGCAAGAAGAACTTTCTGGTGAGATATTGCGTTGGGGAGCCTGAATTCGTTGCTGACAGGATTCCAATGAATGTCAATCAGGAATACTTCATCAATGGAAAGATCAAGATAAACCGCAAGAACTATGTGGTTACATCACTTTCTGTGGGGAATCCGCATACGGTTGTATTCGTGGACGATCTATCATTTGACTGGAGGACAATCGGGGCTGAGATAGAGGTGCATCCGATGTTCCCGAATCGAACTAATGTCGAGTTCGCGATGCCCGCCACTAAGAGCAGAATCCTGCTCAAGAGCTGGGAGCGCGGTGCCGGACCAACTCACGCATCCGGAACCGGTGCCTGCGCTGCTGTCGCCGCCGGCGTTCTGGTGGGGCTACTTAAACGCGAAGTTGAGGTCGTCTGTGATTTGGGAAGCTTAATCGTGGAATGGCCGCAGAGCGACGGCAGCATATATCAGACTGGTTCCGCGGATTACAGTTTCACTGGAATAGCATAG
- a CDS encoding MFS transporter → MPRSIIDFVVDYYRHLRIISRNAALFLLGSFFINMLFSVFYLIFNLYLRELGFSESVIGRILSATAIGSMVAAIPAAILISKYTIKRMLLASTVVLAASFYLMVTLTSTVSIMAAAFLMGAFMSFSRVASAPLIMRNSTQKERTYVFSLNFANWMFAGIIGSFAGGYAQKWYSVTYGAGPGSYRFVLYCGIAICLLALIPYAMMKARPPAKEERKFVLDRRLLKEKGGLLFKLSFPFFLVGAGAGLIIPFLNLYFRDVFDMSTETIGTYYAIVQATMIIGVMAGPVLSKRFGMVRTLVVSELASIPFMLIMAFSGNTQLVVISFLCRGALMNMGQPIGTNFTMEMVSEDVHALANSFGMLAWTSSWAVSTQLGGWVIEGYGYTPSFIITICFYLASAALYYHYFANSELKEGHSYRIITPSGDGF, encoded by the coding sequence ATGCCCAGGAGCATCATCGATTTTGTAGTTGATTACTACCGGCATTTACGAATTATCTCCCGCAATGCTGCACTATTCCTTCTCGGATCATTCTTCATCAACATGCTGTTCTCGGTTTTCTATCTGATATTTAATCTCTACCTGCGCGAGCTGGGATTTTCGGAGAGTGTGATCGGCCGGATTCTCTCAGCGACTGCCATCGGCTCTATGGTGGCGGCGATTCCGGCGGCGATACTGATATCGAAATATACAATCAAGCGCATGCTGTTGGCTTCGACAGTTGTTCTCGCCGCATCGTTCTATCTGATGGTAACATTAACTTCGACGGTTTCGATAATGGCCGCAGCCTTTCTTATGGGTGCGTTTATGTCATTCTCGCGGGTGGCGTCGGCGCCATTAATAATGAGAAACAGCACGCAGAAAGAGCGGACGTATGTCTTCAGTCTCAATTTCGCTAATTGGATGTTTGCCGGCATAATCGGGAGTTTCGCGGGCGGATATGCTCAAAAATGGTATTCGGTCACGTACGGCGCCGGACCCGGATCGTATAGATTCGTTCTCTATTGCGGCATCGCGATTTGCCTTCTGGCGCTGATACCTTATGCGATGATGAAGGCGAGACCTCCGGCCAAGGAAGAGCGTAAGTTTGTCCTGGATCGTCGGCTCCTCAAAGAGAAAGGCGGTCTGCTATTCAAGTTGTCATTCCCGTTTTTCCTTGTCGGAGCTGGTGCGGGGCTGATTATACCGTTTCTGAATCTATATTTCAGGGACGTCTTCGATATGTCGACCGAGACGATCGGGACTTACTACGCAATCGTGCAAGCGACCATGATTATCGGTGTGATGGCAGGCCCGGTGCTGTCGAAGCGTTTTGGCATGGTGCGGACGCTGGTTGTATCTGAACTGGCTTCAATTCCTTTCATGCTGATAATGGCATTCTCCGGAAATACGCAGCTCGTGGTCATCTCATTCTTGTGCAGGGGCGCTCTGATGAACATGGGGCAGCCAATCGGCACCAATTTCACTATGGAGATGGTCTCGGAGGATGTACATGCGCTTGCCAACAGCTTCGGCATGCTGGCATGGACATCGTCGTGGGCAGTCTCGACTCAGCTCGGCGGCTGGGTGATAGAAGGTTATGGGTATACTCCGTCATTCATCATCACAATCTGTTTCTATCTCGCGTCGGCAGCTCTCTACTATCACTATTTCGCGAATTCGGAGTTGAAAGAGGGGCATTCCTACCGCATAATTACACCCAGTGGGGATGGATTTTAG
- the argS gene encoding arginine--tRNA ligase — protein MSEDIFKEEISKHIADALGVAVADIYDLLELPRDRKMGDLALPCFTLAKQMKQSPQQIAALISEKLSKVAWQKMSHASAIGPFVNFFYKTPELAAHIVKNIRAVGAGFGLADEGQRQKILIDFSSPNIAKPFGIGHLRSTVIGNALYHIFEKLGYECIGINHLGDWGTQFGKMIVAYREWGSEEMLEEDPVHALFDLYTKFHREAKSRPDLDEEARRQFRLLEHGDAEAIELWGRFKRYSLAEFNRIYDMLGIKFDYFTGESFYNDKMDAVLRILDDKHLTKISQEALIVDLEEYDLGACLLKKGDDATLYATRDLAGILFRHQEFDFVRCLYVVGAAQSLHFKQVFKVIELIGYDYADRLVHVPFGWVRFEDKAMSTREGNIIFLEEVIAQSRDLARNIILEKNPEIEDIDGTAEAIGVGAVIFAQTSVRRMKDIDFKWETALSFEGETGPYLQYTHARLCSLGRKFGKDIPDSIDFGLLKEEEEKHVLSSLMQYPERIRQAAREYEPFVISSYLISLAQEFNTYYQKHRVITDNTSLSEARMTLCDCVRIILADGLRILGIVPLERM, from the coding sequence ATGAGTGAAGACATATTCAAAGAAGAGATCAGCAAGCATATCGCCGATGCTCTCGGTGTCGCGGTGGCCGATATCTACGATCTGCTTGAACTGCCGCGCGACAGGAAGATGGGAGATCTCGCACTGCCCTGCTTCACGCTCGCGAAGCAGATGAAGCAATCTCCGCAGCAGATCGCGGCCCTTATTTCCGAGAAGCTCAGCAAGGTAGCCTGGCAGAAGATGTCGCATGCGTCAGCGATTGGCCCATTTGTAAATTTCTTCTACAAGACACCAGAGCTTGCAGCGCATATCGTAAAGAACATACGGGCCGTGGGTGCGGGTTTTGGCTTGGCTGATGAGGGACAACGGCAGAAGATATTAATCGATTTCTCATCTCCAAATATCGCAAAGCCGTTCGGAATTGGCCATCTGAGGTCGACTGTGATCGGCAACGCGCTGTATCATATCTTCGAGAAGCTCGGCTATGAATGCATCGGCATCAACCATCTGGGAGACTGGGGGACACAGTTCGGCAAGATGATCGTCGCATATCGTGAGTGGGGATCAGAGGAAATGCTCGAAGAAGATCCCGTTCATGCACTCTTCGATCTCTATACGAAATTCCATCGCGAAGCCAAATCGAGACCGGACCTCGACGAAGAAGCAAGGCGACAGTTCAGGCTGCTCGAGCATGGAGATGCTGAAGCGATCGAGCTGTGGGGACGTTTCAAGCGTTACTCGCTTGCCGAATTCAATCGCATCTACGATATGCTCGGAATCAAATTTGACTACTTCACCGGTGAAAGCTTCTACAATGACAAGATGGATGCTGTCCTTCGGATTCTTGATGACAAGCATCTTACGAAAATCTCTCAGGAGGCGTTGATCGTTGATCTCGAGGAGTACGACCTCGGCGCGTGCCTGCTCAAGAAAGGCGACGATGCTACTCTGTACGCGACTCGTGATCTCGCGGGGATATTGTTTCGCCATCAGGAGTTTGACTTCGTGCGCTGCCTGTACGTGGTCGGAGCGGCTCAATCGCTGCATTTCAAGCAGGTCTTCAAAGTGATAGAACTAATCGGCTATGACTATGCTGACAGGCTTGTCCATGTGCCGTTCGGGTGGGTGAGGTTTGAGGACAAGGCAATGTCCACCCGCGAAGGAAACATTATATTTCTCGAAGAAGTGATTGCACAATCGAGAGATCTTGCCAGAAATATCATATTGGAAAAGAATCCGGAGATCGAGGACATCGATGGGACCGCCGAGGCGATAGGTGTCGGTGCAGTCATTTTCGCGCAAACCTCTGTCCGCAGAATGAAAGATATTGACTTCAAATGGGAAACAGCACTCTCATTTGAGGGCGAAACCGGACCGTATCTTCAGTACACTCATGCGCGACTCTGTAGTCTGGGTAGGAAGTTCGGGAAGGACATTCCAGACTCCATCGACTTTGGATTGTTGAAAGAAGAGGAAGAGAAGCACGTATTGAGTTCACTTATGCAATATCCGGAAAGGATCAGACAGGCTGCGAGGGAGTACGAGCCGTTTGTGATTTCTTCATACCTGATCAGTCTTGCCCAGGAGTTCAACACGTACTATCAAAAGCATCGTGTCATTACCGACAATACTTCGCTTAGCGAAGCACGGATGACCCTGTGTGATTGTGTCAGAATCATTCTGGCCGATGGCCTACGAATTCTTGGGATAGTCCCATTGGAGAGAATGTAA
- a CDS encoding MATE family efflux transporter — MPETPEEILIKGSVERIDLTSGGILGTLIKLAWPVVAAMFVHTAFLITDMIWLGRLGASEMASVISSMFFIWILFSIAEIVTAGLVAIVSRHYGAKEYGKASYAASQAIGYSVMLSIIITVIGYTFAPEFLRFMGTDADVTAFGIDYLRVRYLGTIFLFWYEAGASIFRATGDTRRPMIISLAAVVGNIILDPCFIFGVGPIPAMGVKGAAIATVVSTLLAVVGLLTYILNGKLTIDLRIKDIVKTNSKLLWQMVRIGLPLSVNGVLFSVVYVFITKITASFGTEAIAALGVGNRCEALSYMICFGFSVAVSTMVGQNLGAKKPDRAEQAAWIALGITGAITAAVSALFLLIPGLITKAFITDAKVIEISKDYLMILAISQVFMAAEIVLEGAFSGSGNTLPPMIVGIPGSLIRLPIAYLLCFTLELGVNGVWWAITLTTVVKGIILVIWFKRGHWRLQEIE, encoded by the coding sequence ATGCCCGAGACTCCCGAAGAAATTCTAATCAAGGGAAGTGTCGAGAGAATCGATCTAACCTCCGGTGGTATCCTCGGAACTTTGATCAAACTGGCGTGGCCGGTTGTTGCTGCGATGTTTGTCCACACAGCCTTTCTGATCACAGACATGATCTGGCTTGGCAGGCTAGGCGCCTCAGAGATGGCGAGCGTCATCTCCAGCATGTTCTTCATCTGGATACTCTTCTCGATTGCAGAGATTGTGACAGCCGGTCTGGTTGCGATTGTCTCGAGGCATTACGGAGCGAAGGAATACGGGAAAGCATCATACGCTGCATCGCAAGCAATCGGCTATTCGGTAATGCTATCGATCATAATTACCGTGATTGGATACACCTTCGCACCGGAATTCCTGAGGTTTATGGGCACCGATGCGGATGTTACGGCCTTCGGAATCGACTACCTCCGGGTACGCTATCTGGGGACGATCTTTCTCTTTTGGTATGAAGCCGGTGCCTCCATATTCCGTGCGACTGGAGATACAAGACGACCGATGATCATATCTCTGGCTGCAGTAGTGGGAAATATCATACTCGATCCATGCTTCATCTTCGGGGTCGGCCCTATCCCCGCAATGGGGGTAAAGGGTGCCGCTATCGCGACAGTAGTATCGACGCTGCTTGCCGTAGTCGGTCTGCTGACATACATCCTGAACGGGAAGCTCACTATCGACTTGAGAATCAAAGATATTGTCAAGACAAACTCAAAATTGCTTTGGCAGATGGTCAGAATCGGCTTGCCACTGTCAGTGAACGGCGTTCTCTTCTCCGTGGTGTATGTCTTCATCACGAAGATCACAGCGTCATTCGGAACCGAAGCGATAGCTGCTCTCGGTGTCGGAAACAGATGCGAAGCATTGTCGTACATGATCTGTTTCGGTTTTTCCGTTGCTGTGTCGACCATGGTGGGGCAGAACCTCGGGGCGAAGAAGCCGGATCGCGCCGAACAGGCGGCGTGGATCGCTCTTGGGATCACCGGTGCAATCACAGCCGCTGTCTCGGCTCTGTTTCTGCTGATTCCGGGGCTTATTACAAAGGCATTCATAACGGATGCGAAAGTGATTGAAATATCGAAAGACTACCTCATGATACTCGCAATCTCGCAGGTCTTCATGGCTGCGGAGATTGTTCTGGAAGGCGCATTCTCAGGTTCAGGGAATACACTGCCGCCGATGATTGTCGGCATCCCCGGCTCGCTCATCCGCCTCCCGATTGCATATCTGCTCTGTTTCACGCTTGAGCTGGGGGTGAATGGTGTTTGGTGGGCGATTACTCTGACCACGGTTGTGAAGGGTATAATTCTTGTGATCTGGTTCAAGAGGGGTCATTGGAGATTGCAGGAAATAGAGTAA